A genomic window from Serratia liquefaciens includes:
- a CDS encoding NADH-quinone oxidoreductase subunit B family protein, with protein MNSPLIGPRDENGLPVPITLDDSIAKLKTTLLQDIRRSAYVYRVDCGGCNGCEIEIFAAISPLFDAERFGIKVVPSPRHADILLFTGAVTRAMRIPAIRAWQASPDPKISISYGACGNSGGIFHDLYCVWGGTDRIVPVDVYIPGCPPTPAATIYGFAMALGLLDQKIKGHQHDETDGEATRLLHPQLPQPLRVLLDREARRMAGYRYGRQIADQFMQLLAADAPEPVEQRIAAYLHQQDDLRLNEIVGNLQGIYQRVLRGELRL; from the coding sequence ATGAATTCACCATTGATTGGCCCACGCGATGAAAATGGCCTGCCGGTGCCAATCACCCTCGACGACAGCATCGCCAAGCTGAAAACCACCCTGCTGCAGGATATCCGCCGCTCGGCCTATGTCTATCGGGTGGACTGCGGTGGCTGTAATGGCTGCGAAATTGAGATTTTCGCCGCCATTTCACCGCTGTTCGACGCGGAACGTTTCGGGATCAAAGTGGTGCCTTCCCCCAGACATGCCGATATTTTGCTGTTTACCGGTGCAGTGACCCGCGCCATGCGCATTCCAGCGATCCGCGCCTGGCAGGCCTCACCCGATCCTAAAATCAGCATCTCCTACGGTGCCTGCGGCAACAGCGGCGGTATCTTCCACGATCTTTACTGCGTGTGGGGCGGCACCGATCGCATAGTTCCGGTCGATGTTTACATTCCCGGCTGCCCGCCGACGCCGGCGGCGACCATTTACGGTTTTGCCATGGCGTTGGGCCTGTTGGATCAGAAAATCAAAGGCCACCAGCATGACGAAACCGACGGTGAAGCTACGCGCCTGTTGCACCCGCAACTGCCCCAGCCGCTGCGAGTGCTGCTGGATCGCGAAGCCCGGCGTATGGCCGGTTACCGTTACGGTCGCCAAATCGCCGACCAGTTTATGCAACTGCTGGCAGCAGACGCTCCAGAACCGGTCGAACAGCGTATTGCCGCCTATCTGCACCAGCAAGATGACCTGCGCCTGAATGAGATCGTCGGCAACCTGCAGGGCATTTATCAACGGGTGCTGCGTGGGGAGCTGCGGTTATGA
- the hypF gene encoding carbamoyltransferase HypF, with the protein MSYPGLLLRISGKVQGVGFRPFVWQLANQLNLRGEVWNDSAGVEIRLVHPVDLEVLLHLLCQQAPPLAQIDNIRQRPFTWLKKPDDFRIRASQYGAMTTQIVPDAATCPKCLQEMNDPQDRRYRYPFINCTHCGPRFTIIRAMPYDRPATSMAPFPLCSPCAQEYRSAHDRRFHAQPVACSDCGPQLFSFTVQGQPQHQGEDALQQAVAALAAGQIVAIKGLGGFHLACDATQTQAVARLRLRKRRPGKPLAVMLPNIDWLARCTNGIDLARAQTLLASAAAPIVLVPHSPHSPLSEAIAPQLNEVGLMLPANPLHHLLMQEIQRPLVMTSGNASGRAPALTNSQALADLAGIADLWLLHDREILQRADDSLVRLLPDGHEMLRRARGFVPDALPLPPGFPAQPPLLAVGGDRKNTFCLLQGNKAVLSSHFGDLQQEDIQQQWQQAMAHFMALYHCQPQRLASDAHPGYVSHQWAARQRLPVTPVLHHHAHLAACLAEHHWPLEGGAVIGLALDGLGYGQDGVLWGGECLLVDYRRCRHLGGLPAVALPGGDLAAQQPWRNQLAHFSRFVPDWQSSPQAERLLTRAWRPLLQAINAGINAPLASSCGRLFDAAAAALGCAPERQSWEGEAASIFEALAHQSGPCSHPVTLPRCEEQLDLGMFWRQWLAWQAPTAQRAWAFHDALAQGFAGLAKHFAAEHNLRHVALSGGVLHNRLLRQRLQHHLAPLQVLLPLQLPAGDGGLAFGQALVACAQHIPMARLPFQTQQDVTC; encoded by the coding sequence ATGTCCTATCCGGGGCTGCTGCTGCGTATCAGCGGCAAAGTACAGGGCGTCGGCTTTCGGCCTTTTGTCTGGCAGCTGGCCAATCAGCTCAATCTACGTGGCGAAGTCTGGAACGACAGCGCCGGGGTGGAGATTCGGCTGGTGCACCCCGTCGATCTTGAGGTGTTGCTGCATTTGCTGTGCCAGCAGGCGCCGCCTTTGGCGCAGATCGACAACATTCGCCAACGGCCCTTTACCTGGCTGAAAAAGCCCGATGATTTTCGCATCCGCGCCAGCCAATACGGTGCGATGACGACCCAGATTGTTCCCGACGCCGCGACCTGTCCAAAGTGTCTGCAGGAAATGAACGATCCGCAGGATCGGCGTTACCGCTACCCTTTTATCAATTGCACGCACTGCGGTCCGCGCTTCACCATTATTCGTGCCATGCCTTACGATCGCCCGGCAACCAGCATGGCGCCGTTCCCTCTCTGCTCGCCCTGCGCCCAAGAGTACCGTTCGGCGCACGACCGGCGTTTTCATGCTCAACCGGTCGCCTGTAGCGACTGCGGCCCTCAGCTGTTCAGTTTCACCGTTCAGGGGCAACCTCAGCATCAGGGGGAAGATGCCCTGCAACAGGCGGTAGCCGCGTTGGCCGCCGGGCAGATTGTGGCCATCAAAGGGCTGGGCGGTTTTCACCTGGCTTGCGATGCTACCCAGACTCAGGCCGTAGCACGCCTGCGGCTACGCAAACGGCGCCCCGGCAAACCTCTGGCGGTGATGCTGCCAAATATCGACTGGCTGGCTCGCTGCACCAATGGCATTGATCTGGCCCGCGCGCAGACTTTGCTGGCGTCAGCTGCCGCGCCTATCGTGCTGGTGCCCCACTCGCCCCATTCGCCGCTGTCTGAGGCTATCGCCCCGCAGTTGAACGAAGTGGGCCTGATGTTACCCGCCAATCCCCTTCACCATTTACTGATGCAGGAGATACAACGCCCCCTGGTAATGACCTCCGGCAATGCCAGCGGCCGGGCTCCGGCATTAACCAATAGCCAGGCTTTGGCTGATTTGGCCGGCATTGCCGATCTGTGGTTGCTGCACGATCGCGAAATCTTGCAGCGTGCCGATGATTCGCTGGTGCGCCTGCTGCCTGATGGCCATGAAATGCTACGTCGGGCGCGCGGGTTTGTTCCAGATGCCCTGCCATTGCCTCCTGGCTTCCCTGCACAACCCCCGCTATTGGCCGTGGGCGGGGATCGCAAAAATACCTTTTGCCTGCTGCAGGGAAATAAAGCCGTGCTCAGTTCACATTTTGGCGATCTGCAACAGGAAGATATTCAGCAACAGTGGCAGCAAGCCATGGCGCATTTTATGGCGTTGTACCATTGCCAGCCGCAGCGGTTGGCCAGCGACGCTCATCCGGGTTACGTCAGTCACCAATGGGCCGCCCGGCAGAGACTGCCGGTGACCCCGGTGCTGCACCATCATGCGCATTTGGCCGCGTGCCTGGCCGAACACCATTGGCCACTGGAAGGCGGAGCGGTTATCGGCCTGGCGCTGGATGGGCTGGGGTACGGGCAGGACGGCGTCCTGTGGGGCGGTGAATGCCTGCTGGTCGATTACCGTCGCTGTCGTCATCTGGGGGGATTGCCTGCGGTGGCGCTGCCCGGTGGCGATCTGGCCGCGCAGCAACCCTGGCGCAATCAGTTGGCGCATTTTTCACGCTTCGTGCCTGACTGGCAAAGCAGCCCACAGGCCGAACGGCTATTGACTCGGGCCTGGCGCCCTCTGCTCCAGGCCATTAACGCCGGCATCAATGCACCGCTGGCCTCCTCCTGTGGCCGTCTGTTTGACGCGGCCGCCGCCGCGCTGGGATGTGCGCCTGAACGGCAAAGTTGGGAGGGTGAAGCCGCCAGTATTTTTGAGGCGCTGGCCCACCAAAGCGGCCCTTGCTCCCATCCGGTTACGCTGCCACGTTGCGAAGAGCAGCTAGATTTGGGCATGTTCTGGCGGCAGTGGCTGGCCTGGCAAGCGCCAACCGCTCAACGCGCCTGGGCGTTCCATGATGCTCTGGCGCAGGGATTTGCCGGCCTGGCCAAACATTTTGCCGCCGAGCATAACCTCCGGCACGTGGCGTTAAGCGGTGGCGTACTGCACAACCGTCTGTTACGCCAACGGCTGCAGCATCATCTGGCCCCGTTGCAGGTGCTGTTGCCACTACAACTGCCGGCGGGCGATGGCGGCTTGGCATTCGGTCAGGCGCTGGTCGCCTGTGCGCAGCATATCCCCATGGCACGTTTACCCTTCCAAACCCAACAGGATGTAACATGTTAA
- a CDS encoding formate hydrogenlyase maturation HycH family protein, translated as MTASQGQVVFYSLSRKFVQEKKAPPKAQEVIYYSLAIGHHLGVIDCLEAKLSCPLAGFHAWIAQLPAGSTARRKLEGVDRFGEICIDNGHTHLLATALSRAAPRMNAEQQSWSQKLIALLQSIENEPAIYLMVRRHDD; from the coding sequence ATGACAGCTTCCCAAGGTCAGGTGGTGTTTTACTCCCTTAGCCGCAAGTTTGTGCAGGAAAAAAAGGCCCCGCCGAAGGCCCAGGAGGTGATCTATTACAGCCTGGCGATCGGCCACCATCTGGGGGTGATCGACTGTCTGGAAGCCAAACTCAGTTGCCCGCTGGCGGGGTTCCACGCCTGGATAGCGCAGTTGCCGGCAGGCAGCACCGCACGGCGCAAACTGGAAGGGGTCGATCGGTTTGGCGAAATCTGTATCGACAACGGCCATACCCACCTGTTGGCTACGGCGTTGAGCCGTGCGGCTCCGCGAATGAATGCGGAACAGCAGAGCTGGAGTCAAAAGCTGATCGCCCTGCTGCAATCGATTGAAAACGAACCCGCCATTTACCTGATGGTCCGGAGGCATGATGACTGA
- a CDS encoding NADH-quinone oxidoreductase subunit C, giving the protein MTNEHQGQHYLAALQQQFPAAMLAAEWQTADQLTVTVKLNALPEVVEWLYYQQGGWLSVLFGNDERTLCGHYALYYVLSMEQGTKCWITVRAEVDAQTLEFPSVTPRVPAAVWGEREVRDMYGLHPVGLPDERRLVLPDDWPDDLYPLRKDAMDYRQRPAPTTDVETYPFESLAGAKANVVPIGPLHITSDEPGHFRLFVDGEDIIDADYRLFYVHRGMEKLAETRMGYNEVTFLSDRVCGICGFTHSVAYTSSVENAMGIQVPERAQMIRSILLEVERLHSHLLNLGLACHFVGFDSGFMQFFRVREQSMKMAEILTGARKTYGLNLIGGIRRDILKEDMLQTLKLAAQMRSELVDLVDILLSTPNTEQRSVGVGRLDPQVARDYSNVGPMIRGSGHRRDTRIDHPFAGYAKLPVELCVEDGCDVYSRLKVRIHEVFNSLGIIEFGLQSLPGGPLAVDGFTYIPHRFALGFAEAPRGDDIHWSMTGDNQKLFRWRCRAATYANWPTLRYMLRGNTVSDAPLIIGSLDPCYSCTDRMTIVDVRKRQSIIVPYKEIERYGIERKNKPF; this is encoded by the coding sequence ATGACTAACGAACATCAAGGCCAGCACTATCTGGCGGCGTTGCAGCAACAATTCCCGGCGGCCATGCTGGCAGCCGAATGGCAAACCGCCGATCAGTTGACCGTCACCGTCAAGCTCAACGCGCTGCCGGAAGTAGTTGAATGGCTTTATTACCAGCAAGGCGGTTGGTTATCGGTGCTGTTCGGTAACGACGAGCGCACGCTGTGCGGCCATTACGCGCTGTATTACGTTCTGTCGATGGAGCAAGGCACCAAATGCTGGATCACGGTGCGCGCCGAAGTGGATGCCCAAACGCTGGAGTTCCCTTCTGTCACGCCGCGCGTCCCGGCAGCCGTATGGGGAGAACGCGAAGTCCGCGACATGTATGGCCTGCATCCGGTGGGATTGCCGGATGAGCGGCGGCTGGTGCTGCCTGACGACTGGCCGGACGATCTCTACCCGCTGCGCAAAGACGCGATGGACTATCGTCAACGCCCCGCGCCCACCACCGATGTGGAAACCTATCCGTTTGAGAGCCTGGCCGGTGCCAAAGCCAACGTGGTGCCGATTGGTCCGTTGCACATCACCTCGGACGAACCCGGTCACTTTCGCTTGTTTGTCGATGGAGAAGACATCATCGACGCCGACTACCGCTTGTTCTACGTGCACCGCGGGATGGAAAAACTGGCTGAAACCCGCATGGGCTATAACGAAGTCACCTTTCTGTCGGACCGGGTGTGCGGCATTTGCGGCTTTACCCACAGCGTGGCCTACACCAGCTCGGTCGAAAATGCGATGGGCATTCAGGTGCCGGAACGCGCCCAGATGATCCGTTCGATCCTGCTGGAGGTAGAACGCCTGCACAGCCACCTGTTGAATCTTGGCCTGGCCTGCCATTTTGTCGGCTTCGATTCCGGTTTCATGCAGTTCTTCCGCGTGCGTGAACAGTCGATGAAGATGGCCGAAATACTGACCGGCGCGCGCAAAACCTATGGTTTGAACCTGATTGGCGGTATCCGCCGCGATATTTTGAAAGAGGACATGCTGCAAACCCTGAAGCTGGCCGCGCAAATGCGCAGCGAACTGGTGGATCTGGTGGATATCTTGCTCAGTACGCCCAACACCGAACAACGCAGCGTCGGGGTTGGGCGTCTCGATCCCCAGGTGGCTCGCGATTACAGCAACGTGGGGCCGATGATCCGCGGCAGCGGCCACCGTCGCGATACCCGCATCGACCATCCGTTTGCCGGCTACGCCAAACTGCCGGTGGAGTTGTGCGTGGAGGACGGCTGCGACGTCTATTCCCGCCTGAAGGTGCGCATTCACGAAGTGTTCAACTCGCTCGGCATTATCGAATTCGGTTTGCAAAGCTTGCCGGGCGGACCGCTGGCGGTGGACGGATTCACCTATATTCCGCACCGTTTTGCCCTGGGCTTTGCCGAAGCGCCGCGCGGCGATGATATCCACTGGAGCATGACCGGCGACAACCAGAAACTGTTCCGCTGGCGCTGCCGTGCCGCGACCTACGCCAATTGGCCCACTCTGCGTTACATGCTGCGCGGCAATACGGTATCCGACGCCCCGCTGATCATCGGCAGCCTGGATCCCTGCTACTCCTGCACCGATCGCATGACCATCGTCGACGTACGCAAGCGTCAGTCCATCATCGTGCCGTACAAAGAGATTGAGCGTTATGGCATCGAGCGGAAAAACAAGCCGTTCTAA
- the hycI gene encoding hydrogenase maturation peptidase HycI has product MTDVLLCVGNCMMGDDGAGPLLAELCASQPPAGWQVIDGGAAPENDIGHIRELRPDRLVIVDATDMGLAPGETRVIDEKDIAAMFIMTTHNLPLNFLIDQLREDIPEITFIGIQPEVVAFYYPIGAAVKQAVTVLHQRLFHWADNGGYPQLEVTNV; this is encoded by the coding sequence ATGACTGACGTTTTATTGTGTGTGGGCAACTGCATGATGGGAGATGACGGTGCCGGGCCACTGCTGGCTGAACTCTGCGCCAGTCAGCCTCCCGCTGGCTGGCAGGTGATTGACGGCGGCGCGGCACCGGAAAATGACATTGGGCATATTCGCGAGCTGCGCCCAGACCGCCTGGTGATCGTCGATGCCACCGACATGGGGCTCGCGCCGGGAGAAACCCGGGTGATCGACGAAAAAGACATTGCCGCCATGTTCATCATGACAACGCATAACCTGCCGCTCAACTTCCTGATCGACCAACTGCGAGAAGACATCCCGGAAATTACCTTTATCGGCATTCAGCCCGAAGTGGTGGCGTTTTATTACCCGATTGGCGCGGCGGTGAAACAGGCGGTGACGGTGCTCCATCAACGCCTGTTTCACTGGGCAGACAATGGCGGTTATCCGCAGCTGGAGGTGACGAATGTCTGA
- the hydN gene encoding electron transport protein HydN, translating to MNRFIIADPKKCIGCRTCEIACVMAHSENQDISALNATSFAPRLHVIKGVNVSTAVLCRQCEDAPCSNVCPNGAISRTNGMVLVMQERCIGCKTCVVACPYGAMEVITRPVVRQNGAMMSATTEKAEAHKCDLCIGRDSGPACMETCPTNALHCVDRNMLQEMNAEKRRRAALDTMSSLF from the coding sequence ATGAACCGGTTTATCATCGCCGATCCCAAAAAATGCATCGGCTGCCGTACCTGTGAAATTGCCTGCGTGATGGCGCACAGCGAAAACCAGGATATTTCGGCGTTGAACGCCACCAGCTTTGCCCCCCGCCTGCACGTGATTAAAGGCGTCAACGTCAGCACCGCCGTGCTTTGCCGCCAATGCGAGGACGCCCCCTGCTCCAACGTCTGTCCGAACGGCGCCATCAGCCGCACCAACGGCATGGTACTGGTGATGCAGGAACGCTGCATCGGCTGCAAAACCTGCGTAGTGGCCTGTCCCTACGGCGCCATGGAAGTGATCACCCGCCCGGTGGTCCGCCAGAACGGCGCCATGATGAGCGCCACCACCGAGAAAGCCGAAGCCCATAAATGTGACCTGTGCATCGGTCGCGACAGCGGCCCGGCCTGCATGGAAACCTGCCCAACCAATGCGTTGCACTGCGTCGATCGCAACATGCTGCAGGAAATGAACGCCGAGAAGCGCCGCCGCGCCGCGCTCGACACTATGTCGTCACTGTTTTAG
- a CDS encoding formate hydrogenlyase complex iron-sulfur subunit encodes MLKLIKKVLKTGPATVAYPARPLAIDPNFRGKPEYTPQQCIACGACANACPSNALSMTPDLNTGTLRWQLFLGRCIFCARCEEVCPTAAIRLSQQFELAVWRKEDLYEQADFAICHCRQCGKPYAAQKEIDYAMALLGLSSSEAATRRAQFETCPACKQQQNLTQADRIDIGRHLTREVIS; translated from the coding sequence ATGCTGAAACTGATTAAGAAAGTGCTGAAGACCGGCCCGGCCACCGTCGCCTATCCGGCCCGGCCGTTGGCCATTGACCCGAACTTTCGCGGCAAGCCCGAATACACGCCGCAGCAGTGCATAGCCTGCGGTGCCTGCGCCAACGCCTGTCCGTCCAACGCGTTGAGCATGACTCCCGATCTCAACACCGGCACCTTGCGCTGGCAGCTGTTTCTTGGCCGCTGCATCTTTTGCGCCCGCTGTGAGGAGGTGTGCCCAACCGCCGCCATTCGGCTTTCGCAGCAGTTCGAACTGGCGGTGTGGCGTAAAGAGGACTTGTACGAACAGGCCGATTTCGCCATTTGCCATTGCCGACAGTGCGGCAAACCCTATGCGGCGCAAAAGGAAATTGATTATGCCATGGCGTTGCTCGGGTTGAGCAGCTCGGAGGCGGCTACTCGTCGTGCGCAGTTTGAGACCTGCCCGGCCTGCAAACAGCAGCAAAACCTGACCCAGGCCGATCGTATTGATATCGGCCGCCATTTGACCCGGGAGGTCATCTCATGA
- a CDS encoding HoxN/HupN/NixA family nickel/cobalt transporter, whose protein sequence is MLNREFFHTHTRAFWLLLTLVALNLLAWGAAFAAFHHHPALIAAALLAYGYGLRHAVDADHIAAIDNVTRKLMQQGQRPVSVGAFFSLGHSSIVVLACIAIAATSLAFGDRIGWLHQYGATLGTLISSLFLLVMALLNWLIFRDVYRIFRRVKRGETLVEQDVALLVSGSGGVMTRLYRFAFNLVNKSWHMYLVGFLFGLGFDTATEVGLLGISATGATSGMSVWSIMVFPLLFASGMALIDSLDNFVMVGAYGWAFNKPIRKLYYNMTITATSVVIAVVIGGLEGLGLLADKLRLQGGLWRGVEMLNDNLGSVGYAAIVLFVVLWILSALNYRRKNYDSLSV, encoded by the coding sequence ATGTTAAACCGCGAGTTTTTCCATACCCATACCCGCGCCTTTTGGCTGTTGTTGACGTTAGTGGCGCTAAACCTGCTGGCATGGGGTGCGGCCTTTGCTGCCTTTCATCATCACCCGGCCCTGATTGCCGCCGCGCTGCTGGCTTACGGTTACGGACTGCGCCATGCGGTGGATGCCGACCACATCGCCGCCATCGATAACGTCACCCGCAAGCTGATGCAACAAGGCCAACGCCCGGTTTCCGTCGGGGCCTTCTTCTCTCTGGGGCATTCCAGCATTGTGGTATTGGCCTGCATCGCGATTGCCGCTACCTCATTGGCTTTTGGCGATCGCATCGGCTGGTTGCATCAGTATGGCGCCACTTTGGGCACGCTGATCTCCTCCCTGTTCTTACTGGTGATGGCGTTGTTGAACTGGCTGATTTTTCGCGACGTTTACCGTATTTTCCGCCGAGTGAAGCGCGGTGAAACCCTGGTGGAGCAGGACGTGGCCCTGCTGGTGAGCGGCAGCGGCGGCGTAATGACTCGCTTGTACCGCTTTGCTTTTAATCTGGTGAATAAAAGCTGGCATATGTATTTAGTCGGTTTTTTATTTGGCTTGGGTTTTGATACGGCTACCGAGGTGGGCCTGCTCGGGATCTCCGCTACCGGTGCCACATCCGGCATGTCGGTGTGGTCAATTATGGTGTTCCCGCTGCTGTTTGCCAGCGGCATGGCGTTGATTGACTCACTGGATAATTTTGTGATGGTCGGCGCTTACGGTTGGGCGTTCAATAAGCCGATCCGCAAGCTGTATTACAACATGACCATCACCGCAACCAGCGTGGTTATCGCTGTGGTGATCGGCGGGCTGGAAGGCTTGGGGCTGCTGGCCGATAAGCTGAGGTTACAGGGTGGGCTGTGGCGAGGCGTCGAGATGCTCAATGACAACCTGGGCAGCGTCGGTTACGCCGCTATCGTGCTGTTTGTGGTGCTGTGGATCTTGTCCGCGCTTAACTACCGCCGCAAAAATTATGATTCGTTAAGCGTCTAG
- the fdhF gene encoding formate dehydrogenase subunit alpha, whose protein sequence is MKKITTVCPYCGAGCKMKLVVDNGKIIRAEAADGVTNQGELCLKGYYGWDFLNDTKLLTPRLSQPLIRRQKGGKFEAVSWDEAISYTAQRLQQIKDQHGASSIMHTGSSRGTGNETNYVMQKFARAVIGTNNVDCCARVCHGPSVAGLQATLGNGAMSNSIGDIENSKCLLIIGYNCADSHPIVARRVLKAKEKGAQIVVCDPRRIETARIADQHLQIKNGCNMALVNAFAYVLIEENLYDRDYVAKYTEGFEAYRQQLADYAPEAVEHLTGVTAQQIRQAMRTYASAPSATIMWGMGVTQFGQAVDVVKGLASLALLTGNLGRANVGVGPVRGQNNVQGACDMGVLPNEFPGYQAVTDAAVRAKFATVWGIDAAKMDPNVGYRITEIPHLVHEGKVKAYYIMGEDPLQTEADLSLVRSAFEALEFVVVQDIFMTKTAEQADVILPATSWGEHGGVFSCADRGFQRFEKAIEPQYNVKRDWEIISLLASEMGYPMHYEDNQQIWDEMRELCPLFYGATYEKMGELGHVQWPCTSLESQGTPYLYQGNQFTTPSGKGQLFATTWRAPAEIPDAAYPLVLCTVREVGHYSCRSMTGNCAALQTLADEPGFVQINPQDAAALGIADQQLVWVASRRGKVISRANYNERINLGAVYMTYQWWIGACNELTQENLDPISKTPETKYCAVKLEAITDQHWAENYAQQSYSDMKARLRRAAEDVM, encoded by the coding sequence ATGAAAAAAATCACAACCGTCTGCCCTTACTGCGGTGCAGGCTGCAAAATGAAACTGGTGGTCGATAACGGCAAAATCATTCGCGCCGAGGCGGCTGACGGCGTGACCAATCAGGGTGAACTCTGTCTGAAAGGCTATTACGGCTGGGACTTCCTGAACGACACCAAACTGTTGACCCCGCGTCTGAGTCAGCCGCTGATCCGGCGGCAGAAAGGCGGCAAGTTTGAGGCCGTCAGTTGGGATGAAGCGATCAGCTATACCGCGCAGCGGCTACAGCAGATTAAAGACCAGCACGGTGCCAGCTCCATCATGCACACCGGCTCCTCACGCGGGACCGGCAATGAAACCAACTATGTGATGCAGAAATTCGCCCGTGCGGTGATCGGCACCAATAACGTCGACTGCTGCGCCCGCGTCTGCCATGGTCCGTCCGTCGCGGGTTTGCAGGCCACGCTGGGTAACGGCGCCATGAGTAACTCTATTGGCGATATCGAAAACTCCAAGTGCCTGCTGATTATCGGTTACAACTGTGCCGACTCGCACCCCATCGTGGCTCGCCGGGTACTGAAGGCTAAAGAGAAAGGCGCGCAGATCGTCGTGTGCGATCCGCGCCGGATAGAAACTGCACGTATTGCCGACCAGCATTTGCAGATCAAGAACGGCTGCAACATGGCGCTGGTGAATGCGTTCGCCTACGTGCTGATTGAAGAAAACCTCTATGACCGCGATTACGTGGCGAAATACACCGAGGGTTTCGAGGCCTACCGGCAGCAGCTGGCGGACTATGCGCCAGAAGCGGTGGAACACCTGACCGGCGTTACCGCTCAGCAGATCCGTCAGGCCATGCGCACCTATGCCAGCGCCCCTTCAGCCACCATCATGTGGGGTATGGGCGTGACCCAATTCGGCCAGGCGGTTGACGTGGTCAAAGGCCTCGCCAGCCTGGCGCTGCTTACCGGCAATTTGGGCCGTGCCAACGTGGGTGTCGGCCCGGTACGTGGACAGAACAATGTGCAGGGAGCCTGCGACATGGGCGTGCTGCCCAATGAATTCCCTGGCTATCAGGCGGTCACCGATGCTGCCGTGCGCGCCAAATTCGCCACTGTCTGGGGAATTGACGCCGCAAAAATGGATCCGAACGTCGGCTATCGCATCACCGAAATCCCGCACCTGGTGCATGAAGGCAAAGTGAAGGCCTACTACATCATGGGGGAAGATCCCTTGCAGACCGAGGCCGATCTGAGCCTGGTGCGCAGCGCGTTCGAAGCGCTGGAATTTGTGGTGGTGCAAGACATCTTTATGACCAAAACCGCCGAACAGGCGGATGTGATCTTGCCGGCCACTTCCTGGGGCGAGCATGGCGGCGTCTTCTCCTGTGCCGATCGCGGGTTCCAGCGTTTCGAAAAAGCCATTGAGCCGCAGTACAACGTCAAGCGCGACTGGGAAATCATCAGCCTGTTGGCCAGTGAAATGGGGTATCCGATGCACTACGAGGATAACCAGCAGATCTGGGACGAAATGCGCGAACTTTGCCCGCTGTTTTACGGCGCCACTTACGAAAAAATGGGCGAGCTCGGTCACGTGCAATGGCCTTGCACTTCGCTGGAAAGCCAGGGGACGCCGTACCTGTATCAGGGTAACCAGTTCACCACGCCGTCCGGCAAAGGCCAATTGTTCGCGACCACCTGGCGTGCGCCGGCCGAGATCCCGGATGCCGCTTACCCACTGGTGCTCTGTACCGTGCGTGAGGTTGGGCATTACTCCTGCCGTTCGATGACCGGCAACTGTGCCGCCTTGCAAACGCTGGCGGATGAGCCCGGCTTCGTGCAGATCAATCCTCAGGATGCCGCCGCACTGGGCATTGCCGACCAGCAACTGGTGTGGGTTGCCTCACGCCGCGGCAAGGTGATCAGCCGTGCCAACTATAACGAGCGTATTAACCTGGGTGCGGTGTATATGACCTACCAGTGGTGGATTGGCGCCTGTAACGAACTGACGCAGGAAAACCTGGATCCGATCTCCAAAACGCCGGAAACCAAATACTGTGCGGTAAAACTGGAGGCGATTACCGACCAGCACTGGGCGGAAAACTATGCGCAGCAAAGCTACAGCGATATGAAAGCTCGCCTGCGCCGCGCCGCAGAAGACGTGATGTAA